One Fusarium poae strain DAOMC 252244 chromosome 4, whole genome shotgun sequence DNA window includes the following coding sequences:
- a CDS encoding hypothetical protein (BUSCO:11131at5125) has product MGLSIIQEQHDAILGQIKKITQGDWKCLIVDENSKKIIDNVVKEDDILNNNIATIERIENRREQNPEMDAIYILSPESFAVECLLADFEMRRYRSFYLVWTGLLDPSLRRKIDDFPGARQLRAGFQTMFVDFLPRESHLVTLRDPWSFPMLYHPACNAIVPTHMKGLAQKIAGLCITLGEYPKVRYYKPQGALHDASVLCSHLARFVQEELDAYAQWDTNFPPPSQRPQATLVITDRSMDLMAPLVHEFSYQAMAHDLLPIKDGDKVTYRTVINEGTPEEQEKDMELTDKDKIWVDNRHRHMKDTIDKLMGDFQKFLQQNPHFTNENADTTNLNTIRDMLAGLPQFQEMKEAYSLHLTMAQECMNIFQKHKLMDISSIEQTLASGLDEDFKRPKNILEMVVPLLDDEAVSLPDRLRLIVLFILYRDGVIAEDIKRLLAHAGLPQSDAEVVANLEQLGGRMTHGLKDVRQLPPPIFPIDPKTTQLNEEYGLTRFEPALKHMVDHLARGVLEQTHFPYVKPPLDPNEELHLAQSASLRAGRPNWASSGRRPPENRQRLIVFMAGGATYSESRACYEVGEARSRDIVLVTSHMLTPQLFMRQIGDLGRDKRQLDLPLERPKRHAPRHLFERPPPPRPAPSQQPPQQAMNPGPMNRPGGLPQRPSPGMAPPTAAMSNMSINNHGGSAAPRPNPHQSVPSNQSNHEEPGKLHKEKKRRNFLGMKK; this is encoded by the exons ATGGGGCTGTCCATCATCCAAGAGCAGCATGATG CCATCCTGGGCCAGATCAAAAAGATCACTCAAGGCGAT TGGAAATGCTTGATTGTCGACGAGAACTCCAAAAAGATCATTGACAATGTCGTCAAGGAGGAtgacatcctcaacaacaatatCGCCA CTATCGAGCGAATCGAGAACCGTCGCGAACAGAACCCTGAAATGGACGCAATCTACATTCTATCGCCTGAGTCCTTCGCTGTCGAATGCCTTCTCGCCGACTTCGAGATGCGACGCTACCGTAGCTTCTACCTGGTCTGGACCGGCCTCCTGGATCCCTCACTACGACGCAAGATAGACGATTTCCCTGGAGCTCGCCAGCTCCGCGCCGGTTTCCAGACCATGTTCGTCGATTTCCTGCCTCGAGAATCGCATCTTGTTACCCTTCGCGACCCCTGGAGCTTTCCAATGCTCTACCACCCAGCATGCAATGCTATTGTTCCTACCCATATGAAGGGTTTGGCGCAAAAG ATTGCCGGTCTTTGTATTACTCTTGGAGAATATCCCAAAGTCCGATACTACAAGCCACAAGGGGCGCTCCACGATGCATCTGTTTTATGTTCGCATCTGGCCCGATTCGTCCAAGAAGAACTTGATGCGTATGCGCAATGGGATACCAACTTCCCCCCACCTTCACAACGACCGCAGGCCACACTTGTCATTACGGACCGATCGATGGATCTGATGGCACCCCTCGTCCATGAGTTTTCCTACCAAGCCATGGCGCACGACCTCCTCCCCATCAAGGACGGCGACAAGGTCACATATCGCACGGTTATCAACGAAGGAACCCCCGAGGAGCAAGAGAAGGATATGGAATTGacagacaaagacaagatctGGGTGGACAATCGACACAGACACATGAAGGACACAATTGATAAACTTATGGGCGATTTCCAAAAGTTCCTCCAACAAAACCCACACTTCACCAACGAGAATGCCGATACTACCAATTTGAACACGATTAGGGACATGTTGGCTGGCTTGCCGCAGTTTCAAGAGATGAAGGAGGCTTATTCACTGCATTTGACCATGGCGCAAGAATGCATGAACATTTTCCAGAAGCACAAGCTTATGGATATCTCTTCAATCGAGCAGACTCTCGCGTCTGGGCTTGACGAGGACTTTAAGAGGCCAAAGAACATACTTGAAATGGTTGTTCCTTTATTGGATGACGAGGCTGTATCGCTTCCCGATAGACTACGACTCATCGTTCTCTTTATACTATACCGAGACGGCGTCATCGCCGAAGATATTAAGAGATTACTCGCTCACGCAGGTCTCCCTCAGTCAGATGCTGAGGTTGTCGCAAACCTTGAGCAGCTCGGTGGACGCATGACACATGGCCTCAAAGATGTGCGCCAGCTTCCCCCACCTATCTTCCCGATCGACCCAAAGACAACACAACTCAATGAGGAATACGGATTAACACGTTTCGAGCCTGCTTTGAAACACATGGTAGACCACCTGGCAAGGGGCGTCCTCGAGCAAACTCACTTCCCCTATGTAAAGCCACCGCTGGACCCCAATGAGGAGCTTCACCTAGCACAGAGCGCCTCTCTTCGTGCCGGTCGACCGAACTGGGCATCGTCTGGTCGCCGTCCTCCAGAGAACCGACAGCGATTGATTGTTTTCATGGCTGGGGGCGCTACCTATAGCGAAAGTCGGGCGTGTTACGAAGTTGGCGAGGCCCGTAGCCGAGATATTGTCTTGGTAACCTCCCATATGCTAACTCCCCAGCTATTCATGCGTCAAATTGGTGATCTTGGTCGCGATAAGCGTCAGCTTGACCTGCCTTTGGAGCGACCCAAACGACACGCACCTCGTCACCTTTTCGAACGTCCGCCTCCTCCCCGCCCGGCACCATCACAACAACCACCTCAACAAGCAATGAATCCTGGGCCCATGAATCGACCCGGTGGTCTTCCTCAAAGGCCTTCCCCTGGTATGGCACCTCCAACGGCTGCCATGTCCAACATGTCGATAAACAACCATGGTGGCAGCGCGGCGCCACGACCAAACCCGCATCAAAGTGTTCCATCAAACCAGTCAAACCACGAGGAACCCGGCAAGCTCcacaaggagaagaagaggagaaacTTTCTCGGTATGAAGAAGTAG
- a CDS encoding hypothetical protein (BUSCO:54383at5125), which yields MQRNQEDEFDEEFDVPLHRKRPFGAGIKRKQVEFVRARDPDAGLSTATTSTATFIGDLYATVVLKTDAENKDAKTSKEEVREAAQICPDCGLDVSSTTQPHEAALAHQVSLQHTLPPSSLDRSRMGVRTLTSQGWDMDAHEGLGREREGIRHPIKVKEKNDRLGIGAVTPKAKEKKKEYMPYPTNKKDLKRHRANERQRHERLQREVFGRVDVESYLRGDGSDGELLNHDNRKKTSQDKSNQDNIHFARHLL from the coding sequence ATGCAGCGAAACCAGGAAGACGAGTTTGACGAGGAATTTGACGTCCCTTTGCATAGAAAACGTCCTTTTGGCGCAGGAATCAAACGCAAGCAGGTTGAGTTCGTGCGAGCTCGCGATCCTGATGCTGGTCTCTCGACCGCGACAACGTCCACAGcaacttttatcggtgattTGTATGCAACCGTTGTTCTTAAAACTGATGCTGAGAACAAAGACGCTAAAACATCAAAAGAAGAGGTCAGAGAGGCTGCACAAATATGTCCGGATTGCGGACTGGATGTTTCATCCACAACACAGCCTCATGAGGCAGCTCTCGCTCATCAAGTATCACTGCAGCACACACTACCCCCCTCATCACTTGATCGCTCGCGCATGGGTGTACGGACACTCACATCTCAAGGCTGGGATATGGATGCACACGAAGGCCTGGGCAGAGAACGCGAGGGCATTCGGCACCCcattaaagtaaaagaaaagaacgACAGGCTCGGAATCGGTGCAGTTACACCAAAAgccaaagagaaaaagaaagagtaTATGCCTTACCCAACCAACAAAAAGGACTTGAAGAGACATAGGGCCAATGAACGACAACGACATGAACGACTCCAGCGCGAGGTTTTTGGGAGAGTTGACGTCGAAAGCTATCTCAGAGGAGATGGTAGTGATGGAGAATTATTAAATCATGACAACCGAAAGAAAACGAGCCAGGACAAGTCGAACCAGGACAACATACACTTTGCCAGGCACCTATTGTGA
- a CDS encoding hypothetical protein (BUSCO:31004at5125), with amino-acid sequence MTLDSDNEFGYDFSVDEEELLLQLASENNNNIAPQNNARLAAIERTDHLLEQDGFFTAGNASSHTLAPRQTASHLCRGQAFNQREASSGLPTPPAASSSIEDVLYPDLSKALSNLNSMSPQSPRSESTVTAGRGFGTNEGASYDDGRSPLQRFRSYPKKPLTVTDLTSGAWCELQYWYTLTRLPGGRRTRTAAMKQGSKIHKKLEDEVHTTVKIDIMTKEDAFGLKLWNLVQGLRTLRDTGLTRELEVWGIVDENLVNGVIDSVSYENPNPEFEAELSSQESQKGKQKSSLADYFPPKNGDANHSEPKIYLADVKTRGSSSPVSPAQIRPAKIQLLLYHRFLSDMAAGKLDFSKVFRRYGLNPDDAFSDTFIAQIGSLHDEIFVDASETETDFTQEYPSSSFQSSSSAGPDLLQYRTLRELVRLVQQEIDLTFPHGEHSMGHMLRVQYVHRSDGREIDLHDFPVSRKALEAYLANYMEWWKGKREAKGVDIEEAFKCGTCEFVSDCSWRQSMDDEMLQKARTRQKKRATRRTSANAA; translated from the exons ATGACGTTAGATAGCGATAACGAATTTGGCTACGATTTCTCTGTCGACGAGGAGGAATTGCTATTACAGTTGGCCTCTGAAAATAACAACAATATCGCCCCTCAGAATAATGCGAGATTGGCAGCCATAGAAAGAACCGATCATCTACTTGAACAAGATGGCTTCTTCACGGCTGGGAATGCATCAAGTCATACATTGGCTCCTCGTCAAACAGCGAGCCACCTTTGCAGAGGGCAAGCGTTTAATCAACGTGAAGCATCTTCTGGCCTGCCAACGCCACCTGCCGCATCCTCCTCCATCGAGGACGTACTCTACCCAGATT TGAGCAAGGCCTTGAGCAACTTGAATTCCATGTCACCTCAATCACCTAGATCAGAGTCAACCGTCACAGCAGGCCGTGGCTTTGGGACCAATGAAGGTGCCTCATATGACGATGGCCGTTCGCCTCTACAGCGGTTTAGATCTTATCCAAAGAAACCACTGACTGTGACTGATCTCACTTCTGGCGCTTGGTGTGAGTTGCAATACTGGTATACTCTCACTCGATTACCTGGAGGCCGAAGGACGAGAACAGCGGCCATGAAACAAGGCTCCAAAATCCATAAAAAGCTCGAGGACGAAGTCCATACTACTGTCAAGATTGACATTATGACTAAAGAGGACGCATTTGGACTCAAGCTATGGAATCTAGTACAAGGGCTGAGAACCTTGCGTGATACGGGACTTACTCGTGAACTGGAAGTATGGGGAATCGTTGACGAGAACCTCGTAAACGGAGTCATCGACAGCGTGAGCTATGAGAATCCAAATCCAGAATTTGAGGCAGAACTCTCTAGCCAAGAGTCACAGAAAGGCAAACAGAAATCCTCTTTGGCCGACTACTTTCCACCGAAAAACGGGGATGCGAACCATTCGGAACCCAAAATCTATCTTGCTGATGTTAAGACGCGTGGGTCTTCTTCTCCAGTTTCGCCCGCCCAAATACGACCTGCAAAGATCCAACTGCTTTTATACCATCGATTTCTGTCCGATATGGCTGCTGGCAAGTTGGATTTCTCCAAAGTCTTCCGACGATACGGGCTCAACCCAGACGATGCCTTCTCAGACACATTTATCGCACAAATCGGCAGCCTGCACGACGAGATCTTTGTGGATGCGTCAGAAACTGAAACCGATTTCACTCAGGAATACCCTTCTTCCAGCTTTCAAAGTTCTTCTTCAGCTGGGCCCGATCTGTTGCAGTACCGAACATTACGAGAACTAGTTCGTCTTGTTCAGCAAGAAATAGACCTTACTTTCCCTCACGGCGAGCACTCTATGGGTCATATGCTTCGGGTCCAATATGTTCACCGCAGCGACGGTCGCGAAATCGACCTTCATGACTTTCCTGTTTCACGAAAAGCATTAGAGGCATATCTCGCCAACTACATGGAGTGGTGGAAGGGCAAGCGTGAGGCCAAAGGCGTCGACATAGAAGAGGCGTTCAAGTGTGGAACATGCGAATTTGTTTCCGATTGTTCATGGCGGCAGAGTATGGATGATGAGATGTTGCAGAAAGCCAGGACTCGGCAGAAGAAACGGGCAACACGCCGGACGAGCGCCAACGCCGCCTGA
- a CDS encoding hypothetical protein (TransMembrane:1 (i155-176o)), with the protein MSTVLRSRCPTAGPEAGKGTGESTTIITTPKLELMSLPTEIHLAISEFLIYPDALSLKHTNAHFYSLVDTGINLKVEWLVERRSLHLECPNDRRCDLGSDLRFCRGSVPLLMRRRREHVECESRPGLGCLVYGTKRCSHRSLLSRSLPRWLQIKLTIEVWWIVLALIPIVFCWIWLAELPWGSILGF; encoded by the exons ATGTCCACTGTCCTCCGAAGCCGTTGCCCCACTGCCGGGCCCGAAGCCGGTAAAGGCACCGGCGagtcaacaacaataatAACAACTCCCAAGCTGGAACTTATGTCACTACCAACCGAGATACACCTCGCTATTTCTGAATTTCTCATCTATCCTGATGCCCTTTCCTTGAAACATACCAACGCCCACTTCTATAGCCTTGTCGACACAGGCATCAATCTCAAGGTTGAATGGCTGGTTGAACGAAGAAGTCTCCATTTGGAATGCCCCAATGACAGACGCTGTGATCTCGGAAGCGATCTCCGTTTCTGTCGTGGAAGTGTGCC TCTATTGATGCGCCGAAGACGAGAACATGTCGAATGTGAATCTCGACCAGGCCTCGGATGTCTTGTATACGGTACAAAGAGATGTTCCCATCGCTCTCTGTTGAGCAGAAGTCTCCCCCGATGGTTACAAATCAAATTGACTATCGAAGTCTGGTGGATTGTGCTTGCACTGATACCCATCGTATTTTGTTGGATATGGCTGGCAGAGTTACCATGGGGATCTATACTAGGCTTCTGA
- a CDS encoding hypothetical protein (TransMembrane:8 (i599-620o626-644i665-687o699-717i848-874o886-916i1196-1217o1223-1242i)), with translation MGCKSGCCGPPVTEPPATKVSSQGDTESCSAQDKAAVAGRKDGEPAINQQSGSCYASGICEDGKNNNDDDAPDCCRGKISPCCSAACIDRLAMRDCRMSFDTKEGKRLTLPYDAEDVFANTASAGTGCGNSTHNCAGATDGKPCSKHSISALDRYGATLQALGCLCRTLIAMGQESCCETWGSPAKKLSPRSLLRTSIDSGRSTGSVAKEKAVENRFRLRNRSTETVKSASQPSVKKSCVKACCSVAKPDKDAITKDKCGKGCCAKDNVNDQQIVLEKPNQKLPDDLAGMGGCLDTCCSQKPLPQQQPVDRDDSKVAKNFVTTDTSCSDFYYTAGCKENPVAKNCPVTEVNNSAVNGWSKSCHATKTGEIVGKQPTSTCGGTCCKPKERLSTELPGDNCAGSCCEKPQACQISDDDCCTSNALKEHPDNKVFAIKKPTDLENQTTGKERVVLSISGMTCTGCETKLNRTLATVPAVKELKTSLVLSRAEFNIDLRLGSVDEVIKHLERTTEFKCERIQTQGSSLDLAVDGDTSQFVRQAWPDGVVDMIVLDKNNVRVSFDPKIIGARDLAEGSWVPRVKLAPPVADSSVEAGNRHVRHVGYMTLLSAVLTIPVLVMAWAPIPENEIAYSSASLALATFVQFFIAGPFYPKAIKALVFSRVVEMDLLIVLSTSAAYVFSVVSFGYLVAGGPLSTGQFFETSTLLVTLIMVGRWVAALARQKAVESISIRSLQASTAIIVDEKSGIEREIDIRLLQYGDVFKVLPDTKIPTDGTVMTGSSEVDESMLTGESRPLEKYPGSGVIAGSINGSGVMIVRLSRLPGDNTINTIAAMVDEAKLSKPKLQDLADRVASYFVPVVVALTIITFVIWVSIGLTIRGYGGSKATTEAITYAIAVLIVSCPCAIGLAVPMVIVIMSGVAAEKGIIFKSADAIEVAHKTSHVVFDKTGTLTQGKLSVVSKEFIDKPSLPLLLGLIENSRHPVSVAVARHLRDIGIQPSTAGETKSLTGKGLEATVQGQRLKAGNSRWLGLSEDPLVCPLLAQGYTVFCFTVNDDLRAVYGLQDELRHDALDTVKTLHLRGLSVHVVSGDDDEAVQNLATKLNIPRNNVRSRTSPAGKKDYMQALLGNGADHKKPVVVFCGDGTNDAVALAQATIGVHMNEGTDVAQSAADVVLMRPALGGIITMIDASRKSVNRIKFNFWWSFVYNTFAVLLAAGAFVNARIPPEYAGLGELVSVLPVILAAVLLRWSKI, from the coding sequence ATGGGATGCAAATCGGGCTGCTGTGGCCCTCCGGTCACAGAGCCACCCGCTACTAAAGTATCATCTCAGGGTGATACTGAAAGTTGCAGTGCTCAAGACAAGGCGGCTGTGGCTGGACGAAAGGATGGAGAACCAGCAATCAACCAGCAATCGGGCAGCTGCTACGCTTCCGGTATTTGCGAAGATGGCAAAAACAACAATGACGATGATGCCCCCGACTGCTGCCGTGGCAAGATCAGTCCCTGCTGCAGTGCAGCTTGTATTGACCGTCTTGCTATGCGCGACTGCAGGATGAGCTTTGATACCAAAGAGGGTAAGCGACTAACCTTGCCATATGATGCAGAAGACGTGTTTGCTAATACCGCATCAGCTGGAACGGGTTGCGGCAACTCTACCCATAACTGCGCTGGCGCAACCGACGGCAAGCCATGCAGCAAGCACAGCATTTCTGCTCTTGACCGCTACGGTGCAACTCTTCAAGCTCTAGGGTGTCTTTGTCGCACTCTTATTGCTATGGGCCAGGAATCTTGCTGCGAGACCTGGGGTAGCCCGGCTAAGAAGTTGTCTCCTCGTTCTCTCCTACGCACTTCAATCGACTCTGGCCGCAGTACAGGCTCTGTCGCCAAAGAAAAGGCTGTAGAGAACCGATTCCGTCTGCGAAATCGCTCCACTGAGACTGTAAAATCTGCCAGTCAACCATCGGTTAAGAAGAGCTGCGTTAAAGCATGTTGTTCAGTGGCCAAGCCAGACAAGGACGCTATTACTAAAGATAAATGCGGGAAGGGGTGTTGTGCAAAAGACAATGTCAATGATCAACAAATTGTCCTTGAGAAACCGAACCAAAAGCTTCCTGACGACCTTGCTGGTATGGGCGGATGTCTCGACACCTGCTGCTCCCAGAAGCCTCTGCCCCAACAGCAACCCGTTGACCGAGATGATAGCAAGGTTGCCAAGAATTTCGTGACTACGGATACTAGTTGCTCTGACTTCTATTACACAGCTGGGTGTAAAGAGAACCCTGTTGCCAAAAACTGCCCGGTCACAGAGGTTAATAACTCTGCAGTAAATGGATGGTCAAAGTCTTGCCATGCGACCAAGACAGGAGAAATTGTTGGGAAACAACCTACGTCTACTTGTGGTGGTACTTGTTGCAAGCCAAAAGAAAGGCTTTCGACTGAGCTCCCAGGCGACAACTGTGCTGGGTCCTGCTGCGAGAAACCTCAGGCTTGTCAAATCTCCGATGATGACTGCTGTACCTCTAATGCCCTCAAAGAGCACCCAGACAACAAAGTATTTGCTATCAAAAAGCCTACCGATCTAGAGAATCAGACGACAGGAAAAGAACGTGTGGTTCTCAGTATCTCGGGTATGACCTGCACTGGCTGCGAGACCAAACTCAATCGAACACTAGCTACAGTTCCTGCTGTCAAGGAGCTGAAAACAAGTCTCGTTCTCTCACGGGCAGAATTCAACATtgacttacgcctcggatCAGTTGACGAGGTTATCAAACACCTCGAACGAACCACAGAGTTCAAATGCGAGAGAATCCAAACTCAAGGTTCCAGTTTGGATCTCGCTGTGGATGGCGACACATCGCAGTTCGTGAGACAGGCATGGCCTGACGGCGTTGTTGATATGATTGTTCTTGACAAGAACAATGTTCGGGTTTCCTTTGATCCTAAAATTATTGGTGCACGAGACCTTGCTGAAGGATCATGGGTGCCTCGCGTTAAGCTTGCCCCTCCAGTTGCGGACTCATCTGTCGAGGCTGGAAATAGGCATGTTCGCCATGTTGGTTATATGACTCTGCTGTCTGCAGTTCTTACGATTCCTGTACTTGTCATGGCATGGGCGCCAATCCCCGAGAATGAGATAGCCTACTCTTCGGCTTCACTTGCGTTGGCTACATTCGTCCAATTTTTCATTGCCGGACCTTTCTATCCCAAGGCTATCAAAGCACTGGTTTTCTCTCGAGTCGTCGAGATGGATTTATTGATTGTCCTGAGCACCAGTGCAGCCTACGTCTTCTCAGTTGTCTCCTTTGGATACCTCGTTGCTGGAGGGCCTCTCTCGACTGGACAATTTTTCGAAACCTCCACTTTGCTGGTGACTTTAATCATGGTTGGCCGATGGGTTGCGGCACTCGCTCGTCAGAAGGCAGTCGAGTCAATCTCTATTCGGTCACTCCAGGCATCAACTGCCATCATCGTCGATGAGAAGAGCGGCATCGAGCGCGAGATTGACATTAGACTTCTTCAATATGGCGACGTCTTCAAGGTTCTTCCCGATACAAAAATTCCTACTGATGGGACCGTCATGACCGGCTCATCCGAAGTTGACGAATCCATGCTTACGGGCGAGTCCCGACCCCTGGAGAAGTACCCCGGATCTGGTGTTATTGCAGGGTCCATCAACGGTTCAGGTGTTATGATTGTGCGACTGAGTCGCTTGCCTGGTGATAATACCATCAATACGATTGCCGCCATGGTTGATGAGGCCAAGCTGTCAAAGCCGAAGCTGCAGGACCTGGCAGACCGAGTGGCTTCCTATTTTGTCCCTGTAGTAGTTGCCTTGACCATCATCACGTTCGTGATTTGGGTTAGTATTGGCCTGACAATCCGGGGATATGGCGGCTCCAAGGCTACAACCGAAGCAATCACCTATGCCATAGCTGTTCTCATTGTGTCATGCCCTTGCGCGATTGGATTGGCAGTTCCCATGGTTATTGTGATCATGAGCGGAGTGGCTGCTGAGAAAggcatcatcttcaagtcgGCTGACGCTATCGAAGTTGCTCACAAGACATCTCATGTCGTTTTTGATAAGACTGGTACTTTGACTCAGGGGAAACTGTCTGTTGTTTCAAAGGAGTTCATCGACAAACCTTCCCTTCCACTCCTTTTGGGTCTTATCGAGAACAGCCGACATCCAGTTTCGGTAGCTGTGGCGAGGCATCTTAGGGATATAGGAATCCAGCCTTCTACTGCAGGTGAAACAAAGAGCCTGACAGGTAAAGGTCTCGAAGCAACCGTACAAGGTCAGAGGCTCAAGGCTGGAAACTCCCGTTGGTTGGGTCTTTCAGAAGATCCTCTCGTCTGCCCGTTGCTCGCTCAAGGTTATACTGTCTTTTGTTTCACAGTAAATGACGACTTGCGCGCTGTGTATGGCCTCCAGGACGAACTCAGACACGATGCTCTTGATACTGTAAAGACGCTACACCTGCGTGGCCTTTCAGTCCACGTGGTCTCtggcgacgatgatgaagctGTCCAGAATCTAGCCACGAAACTGAACATCCCGAGAAACAATGTCCGCTCCCGTACTTCACCTGCTGGCAAGAAGGACTACATGCAGGCCCTTCTTGGTAACGGAGCTGACCACAAGAAGCCAGTTGTTGTTTTCTGTGGTGATGGTACAAATGACGCTGTTGCTCTTGCTCAAGCCACTATCGGCGTACACATGAACGAAGGTACAGATGTTGCTCAATCTGCTGCAGACGTAGTCCTCATGCGACCTGCTCTCGGTGGCATTATCACCATGATAGATGCGAGCCGAAAGTCTGTCAATCGTATCAAGTTCAACTTTTGGTGGAGTTTTGTGTACAACACGTTTGCTGTGCTCCTCGCTGCTGGCGCATTTGTCAACGCCAGAATTCCACCGGAATATGCAGGCCTTGGAGAGTTGGTGAGCGTTTTGCCTGTTATTCTGGCCGCAGTGCTCCTGCGCTGGTCAAAGATATAA